A genomic window from endosymbiont of Galathealinum brachiosum includes:
- a CDS encoding DUF1269 domain-containing protein: MRKRLYFLLPNLEEAKKTVDELLLARIDDQHIHVMAKDGIDLGDLPEATIFQTSDIVHGVETGMVIGGISGLVGSIIAITALQVGSVMGLVVLGCTIFGAGFGIWTSGMIGSSAKNSRLKEFEQSMNEGKILLMTDVPMEKVEVITQKMEAHKHTVLGGSDPSIPAFP, from the coding sequence ATGAGAAAACGACTCTATTTTTTACTTCCAAATCTGGAAGAAGCTAAAAAAACGGTTGATGAACTATTACTTGCCAGAATAGATGATCAACACATCCATGTTATGGCCAAAGACGGTATCGACCTGGGTGACTTACCAGAAGCAACCATATTTCAAACCAGCGATATAGTGCATGGCGTTGAAACTGGTATGGTTATAGGTGGTATCTCTGGTCTGGTTGGTAGCATTATAGCAATAACCGCACTTCAGGTTGGCTCAGTAATGGGCTTAGTTGTACTAGGTTGCACTATTTTCGGTGCAGGTTTTGGTATCTGGACATCAGGCATGATTGGTTCAAGCGCCAAAAATTCAAGATTGAAAGAATTTGAACAATCCATGAACGAAGGAAAAATACTATTGATGACTGATGTGCCAATGGAAAAGGTTGAAGTTATTACCCAGAAAATGGAAGCTCACAAACATACTGTGCTAGGTGGCTCTGATCCTAGTATCCCAGCATTCCCATAA
- a CDS encoding cytochrome B encodes MNNKWFLRISLTACLLAFFVIVLGAYVRLSDAGLGCPDWPGCFGQIGAPDEAHEIKQAVNLYPNIEVHSGKAWKEMIHRYFASGLGLLILIMAFLAWKHRHNENQQFRLPLLLVALVIFQGLLGMWTVTQLVRPTIVTLHLLTGLLTLSLLFWVFLKHSQPWINKIRSINSREKIKPLAKFAVLILALQIFLGGWTSTNYVALYCPDFPTCQGEWLPETNFSEAFVFFKDPTVNYEGGSLSLEAGVTVHLLHRIGAIITTITLSVLALLILFKTDNIILRKLAITLLVFLTVQVSLGIANVVLVLPIPIAVSHNAIAAVLLLTLLLLNYSLNLGSQKITPSNDSNKALS; translated from the coding sequence TTGAATAATAAGTGGTTTTTACGTATTAGCCTTACAGCTTGTCTACTTGCGTTCTTTGTTATCGTTCTGGGCGCATATGTGAGGCTGTCTGATGCTGGGCTGGGGTGTCCTGACTGGCCAGGTTGTTTTGGTCAGATAGGTGCACCAGATGAGGCCCATGAAATTAAACAGGCTGTAAACCTGTATCCAAATATAGAAGTGCATTCAGGTAAAGCCTGGAAAGAAATGATACACCGTTATTTCGCCAGTGGCCTGGGTCTTCTCATTCTTATTATGGCTTTTCTTGCCTGGAAACACCGTCACAATGAAAACCAGCAGTTCAGGCTTCCTTTATTGCTTGTGGCTTTGGTCATCTTTCAGGGATTACTGGGTATGTGGACGGTAACCCAGCTTGTGCGACCGACAATTGTAACCTTACATCTTTTAACTGGTTTATTAACATTAAGTTTATTATTCTGGGTATTCCTCAAGCATAGTCAGCCATGGATTAATAAAATCAGAAGTATTAATTCAAGGGAAAAAATTAAACCTCTCGCGAAATTCGCTGTACTCATACTGGCGTTACAAATATTTTTAGGTGGTTGGACCAGTACAAATTACGTAGCACTTTATTGCCCTGATTTCCCAACCTGTCAGGGAGAGTGGTTGCCTGAAACTAATTTCTCAGAGGCCTTTGTATTTTTTAAAGATCCAACTGTTAATTATGAAGGTGGCTCACTCTCTTTAGAAGCGGGTGTCACTGTGCATCTTTTACACCGAATTGGTGCAATTATTACTACGATTACGTTAAGTGTTTTGGCTTTATTAATTTTATTTAAAACAGATAATATTATTTTACGAAAACTGGCAATAACTCTACTTGTATTTTTAACCGTTCAGGTATCACTGGGTATAGCGAATGTGGTACTGGTGTTACCAATACCAATAGCTGTTTCACATAATGCAATTGCTGCAGTACTGTTATTAACATTGCTGCTATTAAATTATAGCCTTAACCTGGGCTCACAAAAAATCACCCCCTCAAATGATTCAAACAAGGCACTATCATGA
- a CDS encoding twin transmembrane helix small protein, producing MIFKIFIVVLLLTVVVSLGSALYHLVNNKGDSDKLVKSLTWRIGLSVGIFILLLIGQAIGLIQPHGL from the coding sequence GTGATATTCAAAATATTTATTGTAGTTTTATTGTTAACTGTTGTAGTTAGCTTAGGTTCAGCACTATACCATCTTGTGAACAATAAAGGTGATTCAGATAAGCTTGTTAAATCTTTAACATGGAGAATAGGTCTTTCAGTTGGGATTTTTATACTGCTTTTAATTGGACAGGCTATAGGTCTTATTCAACCGCATGGATTATAA
- the secF gene encoding protein translocase subunit SecF, which produces MHFLTGKTKIDFLGKRTIALGFSLVLIIVSIASLYTRGLNLGIDFTGGYLIEVGYSQSVELEPVRNALASSQYSDALIQHFGTSKDVLVRIAPRDGVNSASISDEVLDILKHTSTDQVDMRRIEFVGPQVGDELREQGGLAMLIALFCIMVYVGIRFQMKSAFAAILALIHDVIITIGVFSVVQMQFDLTVLAAILAVIGYSLNDTVVVLDRIRETFRTQRKGTAIEILNMSINATLSRTVMTSLTTLIVLVTLFMLGGEVIHGFAFALIIGVFVGTYSSIYVASNSLVMMKVEKHDFLEHAKETEEEVDEMP; this is translated from the coding sequence ATGCATTTTTTAACAGGCAAAACCAAAATCGATTTCCTGGGTAAACGTACAATAGCACTTGGGTTTTCGTTAGTTTTAATAATTGTATCTATCGCAAGTTTATATACACGGGGTCTTAATCTTGGGATAGATTTTACGGGTGGATATCTAATTGAAGTTGGTTATTCACAATCCGTTGAACTCGAGCCAGTGCGTAATGCATTAGCTAGTAGTCAATATTCAGATGCTCTGATTCAGCATTTTGGTACATCAAAAGATGTTCTGGTGCGAATAGCTCCCAGAGATGGCGTAAACAGCGCGAGTATCTCTGATGAGGTGCTCGACATTTTAAAACACACATCAACTGATCAGGTTGATATGCGTCGTATAGAATTTGTCGGACCACAGGTTGGTGATGAGTTAAGGGAGCAGGGTGGACTTGCTATGCTGATTGCCCTGTTCTGTATTATGGTTTACGTGGGTATTCGTTTTCAGATGAAATCGGCATTTGCAGCCATATTGGCTTTGATTCATGACGTAATAATAACCATTGGTGTTTTCTCTGTAGTTCAAATGCAATTTGATTTAACTGTATTAGCCGCAATACTTGCTGTAATAGGTTATTCATTAAATGATACGGTTGTTGTTCTCGATCGAATTCGTGAAACTTTTCGAACACAAAGAAAAGGTACTGCTATAGAAATACTAAATATGTCTATCAATGCTACCTTATCACGTACAGTTATGACGTCTTTAACCACGTTAATCGTGCTGGTTACACTCTTTATGCTGGGCGGTGAAGTCATTCATGGCTTTGCATTTGCTCTTATTATTGGTGTGTTTGTTGGTACATATTCTTCAATTTATGTAGCAAGTAACAGTCTTGTTATGATGAAAGTTGAAAAGCACGATTTCCTTGAGCATGCAAAAGAAACAGAAGAAGAAGTAGACGAAATGCCATAG
- a CDS encoding protease produces the protein MELVCPAGNLPALKIAVDNGADAVYIGFKDDTNARHFAGLNFNEKRTIQGIEYAHNKGCKVFLAINTYPQANGWERWKDAIDLASKLHFDALIAADIGVLDYASTKYPDLRLHLSVQGSATNTESIQFYYENFGIQRVVLPRVLSLKQVEQVAKTSPVPLEVFGFGSLCVMVEGRCLLSSYATGQSPNTFGACSPASAVEWQETSSGLQTRLNNILIDQYKKDEPAAYPTLCKGRFEVSNNTYYAIEEPTSLNTIELLPELQKIGIAAIKIEGRQRSPAYVKQVSEVWRDALDSCHKNIEEYTVKQQWLKTLHSVSEGRSTTLGAYHRPWQ, from the coding sequence ATGGAACTGGTCTGCCCTGCAGGAAACCTGCCCGCTTTAAAAATCGCTGTTGATAATGGTGCAGATGCTGTCTATATCGGTTTTAAGGATGATACAAACGCTCGTCATTTTGCAGGACTTAATTTCAATGAAAAACGTACTATTCAAGGTATTGAATATGCTCATAACAAAGGATGCAAAGTTTTTCTCGCAATCAATACTTATCCGCAGGCTAATGGGTGGGAGCGCTGGAAAGATGCAATTGATCTAGCATCAAAATTACATTTTGATGCGCTTATTGCTGCTGATATTGGCGTTTTAGATTATGCCTCAACTAAATACCCTGATTTACGTTTACACCTGTCAGTTCAGGGTTCTGCAACTAATACTGAGTCTATACAGTTTTACTACGAAAACTTTGGAATACAAAGAGTCGTTCTACCTCGTGTCTTATCTCTTAAACAGGTAGAACAGGTTGCGAAAACCAGCCCAGTTCCTCTTGAAGTATTTGGATTCGGAAGCTTATGTGTAATGGTAGAGGGTCGTTGCCTGTTATCTTCATACGCAACAGGACAATCACCCAATACATTCGGTGCATGTTCACCTGCAAGCGCAGTTGAATGGCAGGAAACATCGAGCGGATTACAAACACGGTTAAATAATATTTTAATTGATCAGTATAAAAAAGATGAACCTGCTGCCTACCCTACACTTTGTAAAGGCCGTTTTGAAGTTTCAAATAATACTTATTATGCGATAGAAGAACCTACCAGTTTAAATACAATTGAATTATTACCCGAACTACAAAAAATAGGTATAGCAGCAATCAAAATTGAAGGCAGACAGCGCAGCCCTGCATATGTAAAACAGGTATCTGAAGTCTGGCGTGACGCACTTGATAGCTGCCACAAAAATATAGAAGAATACACAGTTAAACAACAGTGGCTGAAAACCCTTCATTCCGTGTCAGAAGGTCGTTCTACCACTTTAGGCGCTTACCATAGGCCATGGCAATAA
- a CDS encoding protoheme IX farnesyltransferase, which yields MTEVTLNSSSFNWRNYYNLCKPKVVYLIVFTAIVGMLLSSPGALPLDTFIAACLGIGLASASGAALNHWVDQRIDVVMERTSNRPLPQGELSSRQALTFALSLAVIAMVILLIWTNVLTTLLTLTSLVGYAVIYTMFLKRSTPQNIVLGGAAGAAPPLLGWAAMTGEVNGEALLLFLIIFVWTPPHFWALAIKRKEEYARAGLPMLPVTHGVVFTKLHIVLYTAMLLSVTMMPFVIHMTGLIYFAGALALGLGFLYHAFKLYNTGDSDEHAMKTFGYSIFYLSALFGFLLLDHYARIIFRAFM from the coding sequence ATGACTGAAGTTACTTTAAATTCATCCAGTTTTAACTGGCGAAATTATTACAATTTATGTAAACCTAAAGTTGTTTATTTAATTGTATTTACCGCTATTGTAGGCATGTTACTTTCATCGCCAGGTGCTTTGCCACTGGATACATTTATTGCTGCCTGTTTAGGTATAGGTCTCGCATCTGCTTCAGGAGCAGCTTTAAATCACTGGGTAGATCAACGTATCGATGTGGTTATGGAAAGAACCAGTAATAGACCATTGCCACAGGGAGAGTTATCTTCCAGACAGGCATTAACTTTTGCGTTGTCACTTGCTGTTATTGCAATGGTAATACTATTAATATGGACAAATGTATTAACCACATTATTGACGTTAACTTCATTAGTGGGTTATGCGGTTATCTATACTATGTTTCTCAAGCGTTCTACCCCTCAAAATATTGTATTAGGCGGCGCTGCCGGTGCTGCACCACCTTTATTAGGCTGGGCAGCAATGACGGGTGAAGTTAATGGTGAAGCGTTATTATTATTCCTGATTATTTTTGTATGGACACCACCTCATTTCTGGGCATTAGCTATAAAAAGAAAAGAAGAATACGCGCGTGCAGGGTTACCAATGTTACCCGTAACTCACGGTGTGGTATTCACTAAATTACATATCGTTCTTTACACTGCAATGTTGTTATCTGTCACTATGATGCCATTTGTTATTCATATGACGGGCTTAATATACTTTGCGGGTGCTCTTGCTTTAGGTTTAGGTTTTCTTTATCACGCATTTAAATTATATAACACGGGTGATAGTGACGAGCATGCAATGAAAACATTTGGTTACTCGATATTTTATTTGAGTGCTTTATTCGGATTTTTATTACTAGATCATTACGCAAGAATAATTTTCAGAGCATTTATGTAA
- a CDS encoding TIGR01212 family radical SAM protein: protein MQLSDYVNTFGQNLLQKYGERVHKISLNANLTCPNRDGTKGIGGCTFCNNVSFNPNARDPDSITSQIASGRKVIRKRTGAKKYLAYFQAYTNTYGDINQLKQLYDLALSEDDVIGLSIGTRPDCVPDEVLDLLAEYQNRGYEIWLELGLQSSFDETLKKVNRGHGFYEYYQAIHSAHKRGIKVCTHLILGLPGENYQHFEKSLSRVIDEGVAGLKLHPLHVVKGTQLAREWLRKEYIPLSQDDYVMAAAKLIEMTPREIIYHRVTGTASNNILLAPEWCSKKWNVINSITQQLHNLKVNKTTLTNNKQTIQYA from the coding sequence ATGCAGCTTTCTGATTATGTAAATACATTCGGGCAAAATTTATTGCAGAAATACGGAGAAAGAGTTCACAAAATTTCTTTAAATGCTAATTTAACCTGCCCTAATAGAGACGGAACAAAAGGCATTGGTGGATGTACCTTTTGTAATAATGTTTCTTTTAATCCGAACGCACGAGATCCTGACTCAATTACCAGTCAGATTGCTTCAGGCCGTAAAGTAATCAGAAAAAGAACTGGAGCAAAAAAATATCTGGCATATTTTCAGGCATACACAAATACCTATGGCGACATTAATCAATTAAAACAACTCTATGATCTGGCGCTATCAGAGGATGATGTTATTGGGTTATCTATTGGAACGCGGCCAGATTGCGTGCCAGATGAGGTGCTTGATTTATTGGCCGAATATCAGAACAGAGGTTATGAGATCTGGCTCGAGTTAGGTTTACAGTCTTCATTTGATGAAACACTTAAAAAAGTAAATCGTGGACATGGTTTTTATGAATACTATCAGGCAATACATTCTGCTCATAAACGCGGAATAAAAGTTTGTACTCATTTGATACTTGGTTTACCTGGTGAAAATTATCAACACTTTGAAAAATCTTTGTCTCGAGTTATTGACGAAGGTGTAGCGGGATTAAAGCTTCATCCATTACATGTAGTAAAGGGTACGCAATTAGCAAGAGAGTGGTTGAGAAAAGAATACATACCTCTATCACAAGACGATTATGTTATGGCTGCAGCTAAATTAATTGAAATGACACCCAGAGAAATAATTTATCACCGGGTTACAGGCACCGCATCTAACAATATTTTACTTGCACCAGAGTGGTGCTCTAAAAAGTGGAATGTAATAAACAGCATTACACAGCAATTACATAATCTTAAAGTTAATAAAACAACATTAACTAACAATAAACAAACTATTCAATATGCATAA
- a CDS encoding cytochrome c oxidase assembly protein, with protein sequence MAVQNSDKQTVSKPGSENNGIIGRLLLLVVVMFGFGFALVPLYDIFCDVTGLNGKTGDKVSFVTAPIVDESRLIRITFLASLNESMPWDFKPQQSFIEVHPGQPTTINYVAKNISSKSIVGSAVPSVVPGLAAAYFQKTECFCFTQQELKAGEEKIMPVTFIVDSELSTDINEIALSYTFFISKQNNQDLTEVIKEKNTKAKSITLSLNQEHIL encoded by the coding sequence ATGGCAGTGCAAAACTCAGATAAACAGACAGTTAGTAAACCCGGATCAGAAAATAACGGGATTATTGGCAGATTACTGCTTCTGGTAGTAGTTATGTTTGGTTTTGGTTTTGCGCTGGTTCCGTTGTATGACATTTTTTGTGATGTAACAGGTTTAAATGGTAAAACCGGAGATAAAGTTAGTTTTGTTACGGCTCCCATCGTAGATGAAAGTCGCTTAATCAGAATTACCTTTTTAGCCAGCTTAAATGAATCAATGCCCTGGGACTTCAAACCTCAGCAAAGCTTTATTGAAGTTCACCCCGGTCAGCCAACGACTATAAATTATGTTGCAAAAAACATATCCAGTAAGAGCATCGTAGGTAGCGCAGTTCCCAGTGTTGTTCCCGGGCTTGCTGCAGCCTACTTTCAAAAAACAGAATGCTTTTGCTTTACCCAGCAGGAGTTAAAAGCCGGTGAAGAAAAAATTATGCCTGTCACATTTATTGTCGATAGTGAATTATCAACAGATATAAATGAGATAGCATTATCCTATACTTTCTTTATCAGCAAACAAAATAATCAGGATTTAACTGAAGTTATAAAAGAAAAAAATACGAAGGCTAAATCCATAACACTTTCACTTAATCAGGAACACATATTATGA
- a CDS encoding sterol-binding protein encodes MNLTTNIEKAPDLPNVLSLPFKMLPSSIHSRILASFLNKLLKDQINEGELDFLEDKRLCVTVSDLNIEYYVGLKSARLISMTAAKENDIKIQANIYDFLQLAARQQDPDTLVFQRRLIMQGDTELGLELKNFLDGLDLESKGSFAKIESLLIKSLPVYKRLFS; translated from the coding sequence ATGAATTTAACAACAAATATTGAAAAAGCACCTGACTTACCAAATGTATTATCTTTACCATTTAAGATGTTACCTTCCTCAATACATTCTCGTATTCTTGCCTCTTTTTTAAATAAATTATTAAAAGACCAGATAAATGAAGGCGAACTTGATTTTCTGGAAGATAAAAGACTCTGTGTTACTGTTAGTGACCTAAATATCGAATATTATGTAGGCCTGAAGAGCGCGCGTTTAATTTCAATGACTGCTGCTAAAGAGAATGATATTAAAATACAGGCGAATATATACGACTTTTTACAACTTGCAGCACGTCAACAAGATCCGGATACGTTAGTATTTCAACGTAGGTTAATAATGCAGGGTGATACTGAATTAGGGCTAGAACTTAAAAATTTTCTCGATGGTCTTGATTTGGAATCAAAGGGTAGTTTTGCTAAAATTGAATCGCTGTTAATTAAAAGCTTGCCAGTATATAAACGATTATTCAGTTAG
- a CDS encoding U32 family peptidase, translating into MNASSVKLSLGPIQYFWDRETTINFYKQIANTKIDIVYLGETVCSKRKLLRRDDWLEIAALLKSAGKEVILSSMTLIEANSELSAVKTLCSNTDYTIEANDMSAVQLLKGKSFVTGPAVNIYNPHSLNMLAKYGLKRWVLPVELSKDTLKDMQLQRPEKIETEVIVYGRLPLAYSARCFTARSHNLPKDDCQLRCLDDPDGLLLSTQEDEKFLIINGIQTQSAKTSNLILDIDDLINLNVDILRISPPSRHTEKIIDLFYKTLNESYPAQKANIELQKLMPAGGYCNGYWHGTNGMNWQESTEELSCQVTQ; encoded by the coding sequence ATGAATGCTTCTTCAGTAAAGTTATCACTGGGTCCAATTCAGTACTTCTGGGATAGAGAAACTACAATTAATTTTTATAAACAAATTGCTAATACTAAAATTGATATAGTTTATTTAGGCGAAACCGTCTGTTCTAAACGAAAATTACTTAGACGTGATGACTGGCTTGAGATAGCAGCATTACTTAAATCTGCTGGTAAGGAAGTAATATTATCAAGCATGACATTAATTGAAGCTAATTCAGAACTCTCTGCAGTTAAAACATTATGCTCAAACACAGATTATACTATTGAAGCAAATGACATGTCTGCTGTGCAGTTATTAAAAGGTAAATCATTTGTTACCGGTCCTGCTGTTAATATCTATAACCCTCATAGCTTAAATATGCTTGCTAAATATGGTTTAAAACGATGGGTATTACCCGTTGAATTATCTAAAGACACACTTAAAGATATGCAATTACAAAGACCAGAAAAAATTGAAACAGAAGTTATTGTATATGGCCGTTTGCCTTTAGCATACTCAGCTAGATGTTTTACAGCCCGATCGCATAATCTGCCAAAAGATGACTGCCAACTTCGTTGCCTTGATGATCCTGACGGTTTGTTATTATCAACACAGGAAGATGAGAAGTTTCTCATAATAAATGGCATACAAACTCAGTCAGCTAAAACCAGCAATTTAATTTTAGATATAGATGACCTAATTAATCTAAATGTCGACATTCTTCGGATTAGTCCACCCTCAAGACATACAGAAAAAATTATAGATCTATTTTACAAAACTTTAAACGAATCCTATCCAGCTCAAAAAGCAAACATTGAACTACAGAAACTCATGCCTGCCGGTGGTTACTGCAATGGTTACTGGCATGGAACAAACGGTATGAACTGGCAGGAATCAACAGAGGAATTATCATGTCAGGTAACACAATGA
- a CDS encoding taurine catabolism dioxygenase TauD, which translates to MKLINNTFDLDNHQAYEDWRYEKLDNYPTQVEQLIVEVNDPLNLTTTERQAIINLYNKTNMVVYVSDSGTNPDKRLALSLADKFGLKNLDNNMGADDDGITSLQVSNIKGRERYIPYSNKEIHWHTDGYYNKLDKQIYALNLHCVRPAKSGGENAIMDHELAYIRLRDQNPDYIKALMASDVMTIPANIKDGKTIRPDRKGPVFSIWGDGNLHMRYTARAHNVIWKDDSITQAAVQALDNLLKSDDPAIFRATLQPGWGLISNNVLHDRSGFEDDKEAPRLLYRLRYFDALSKG; encoded by the coding sequence ATGAAACTAATAAATAACACTTTTGACCTGGACAATCATCAGGCCTACGAAGACTGGCGTTATGAAAAACTCGATAATTACCCAACACAAGTTGAACAACTCATTGTAGAAGTTAATGATCCTTTAAATTTAACAACAACCGAACGCCAGGCTATTATTAATCTTTATAATAAAACTAACATGGTTGTTTATGTTAGCGATAGTGGAACTAACCCGGATAAACGACTCGCACTATCACTTGCTGATAAATTTGGCTTAAAGAATCTAGATAACAATATGGGTGCAGATGATGACGGTATAACATCTTTACAGGTATCAAATATTAAAGGTCGTGAAAGATATATTCCTTATTCTAATAAAGAAATTCACTGGCATACAGATGGTTACTACAACAAACTTGATAAGCAGATTTACGCTTTAAACCTCCATTGTGTCAGACCTGCAAAATCAGGAGGCGAAAACGCAATAATGGACCATGAGCTCGCATATATAAGATTGCGAGACCAAAATCCAGACTATATAAAAGCGCTAATGGCTTCTGATGTTATGACTATTCCTGCGAATATTAAAGACGGTAAAACAATACGGCCAGACAGAAAAGGTCCTGTTTTTTCTATCTGGGGAGATGGAAACTTACACATGCGTTACACTGCCAGAGCCCATAATGTAATCTGGAAAGATGACTCGATTACGCAAGCGGCAGTACAGGCACTGGATAACTTATTAAAATCAGATGATCCTGCAATCTTTAGAGCGACATTACAACCAGGCTGGGGATTAATTAGTAATAATGTATTGCATGACCGAAGTGGATTTGAAGATGATAAAGAAGCACCTCGATTATTATACAGATTAAGATATTTTGATGCTTTAAGTAAAGGCTAG
- a CDS encoding cytochrome c oxidase subunit 3, producing the protein MSTASHGEYYIPEPSKWPVIGTVALTTSVIGAVNTIHAGEMSLLLPVGLLMIAYLFFGWFGAVIDESLAGNYNTQVDKSFRLGMMWFIFSEVMFFAAFFGALFYARVLAVPWLGGAGNNASTHEFLWPAFEAVWPLLSNPSSDIVAPREAMGAMGLPAINTAILLTSSVTVTWAHHALRAGNRKHLNIGLGLTVLLGVCFLILQVEEYIHAYNELGLTMDSGIYGSTFFLLTGFHGFHVTMGTTMLFVILIRCLKGHFTADNHFGFEAVAWYWHFVDVVWLGLFIFVYWL; encoded by the coding sequence ATGAGTACTGCAAGTCACGGTGAATATTATATTCCGGAGCCCAGTAAATGGCCCGTAATTGGAACAGTTGCACTAACAACCTCAGTTATTGGTGCAGTAAACACAATCCATGCTGGCGAGATGAGTCTTCTCTTACCTGTTGGTTTATTAATGATTGCTTATTTATTCTTTGGCTGGTTTGGCGCTGTTATTGATGAGTCACTGGCTGGTAATTACAATACACAGGTAGATAAGTCATTCCGCCTGGGCATGATGTGGTTTATCTTCTCTGAGGTTATGTTTTTTGCTGCATTCTTTGGTGCACTGTTCTATGCAAGGGTATTAGCAGTTCCCTGGTTAGGCGGAGCAGGTAATAATGCATCAACCCATGAGTTTTTATGGCCTGCATTTGAAGCGGTTTGGCCATTACTGAGTAATCCTAGTTCAGATATTGTAGCACCAAGAGAAGCAATGGGCGCAATGGGCTTACCTGCTATTAATACGGCTATTCTATTAACTTCAAGTGTAACGGTAACCTGGGCACATCATGCATTACGCGCAGGCAATAGAAAACACCTGAATATTGGACTTGGTCTAACTGTTCTATTAGGCGTTTGCTTTCTAATATTGCAGGTCGAAGAATACATTCACGCATACAATGAATTGGGTCTTACAATGGACTCGGGTATTTATGGCAGTACATTCTTTCTGTTAACCGGCTTCCATGGTTTCCATGTAACAATGGGAACAACTATGTTATTTGTGATTTTAATTCGTTGTTTGAAGGGTCACTTTACAGCAGATAATCACTTTGGATTTGAAGCGGTAGCGTGGTACTGGCATTTCGTTGATGTTGTTTGGTTAGGCCTGTTCATATTTGTGTATTGGTTATAA